Proteins from a genomic interval of Diaphorobacter sp. HDW4A:
- a CDS encoding FtsX-like permease family protein: MLALLRTVVWQNARHHPWRTLAAVVAVMLGVALGLSVQLINASALSEFSRAVRTVQGQPDLELRASHGTLPESLYGLVATQPAVALAGPWLDVTALARSDQTSSQAVALRVLATDTLSVATMAPALMPRTAKGAERLAMLAPDTLFLNAAALKALQIQESDLPSATLRLQSGAASQVVKIAGTISAPGTPTGVMDIGAAQDLFARAGELSRIDLQLREGEDLARIQRDLQKLPGWPRNVLLSMPGDTTQRVDNLSRAYRVNLTVLALVALFTGAFLVYSVLALGVAQRAPQLALIAVLGVTPQQRRMLVLAEAGAIGLFGSALGIALGTALAALALCVLGGDLGGGYFAGVQPQLQWSGTTATLYGALGVLAALIGGWWPARQALGLPPAQTLKGLGAMTRAPHKPWLSLMLLAASACLAMVPPVQGIPVAAYVAVGLLLTGGIALLPWMVQLLLQIALPFARDHVLLLLTVERAHRMRDVAAVTVGGVVASLSLAVALTVMVTSFRASVSQWLETVVPAPMYVRALGMPAGDDAAIFSRDQVRAISSIEGIEHMQAQRVSSLRLNNTQAPLTMLAKPLGQQVEQTLVLVDAPLQAPSGTIAVYVSEAVPALYNVHPGDEWPALSNAMQADNSSAPKQSSTRFFVAGVWRDYVRQFGAIVIDASAYEQLTGDARASDLAIWPSPGADLPTLQQRITAAAPNVALEFTTSGAIRARSLAIFDRTFAVTYWLQIVAIGIGLFGVAASFSAQVLARRKEFGLLAHLGLTRAQILAVVAGEGAAWTCIGAITGTLLGIAVSAVLIFVVNPQSFHWTMDLHLPWLRLALLALSLIAAGTLTAWIAGRAAAGKSAILAVKEDW, encoded by the coding sequence ATGCTGGCCCTGCTCCGCACCGTGGTCTGGCAAAACGCGCGCCACCATCCATGGCGCACATTGGCCGCCGTCGTGGCGGTGATGCTCGGTGTGGCCCTCGGTCTCTCGGTTCAGTTGATCAACGCATCTGCCCTCAGCGAATTCTCGCGCGCCGTGCGCACGGTGCAGGGCCAGCCCGATCTAGAACTGAGGGCATCACACGGCACACTGCCCGAGTCGCTCTATGGCCTTGTCGCCACACAGCCTGCGGTCGCACTCGCAGGCCCGTGGCTCGACGTCACCGCCCTTGCCAGATCCGATCAAACATCCTCACAAGCCGTGGCCTTGCGCGTGCTCGCCACCGACACGCTCAGCGTCGCCACCATGGCACCCGCACTGATGCCGCGCACCGCCAAGGGCGCCGAGCGGCTGGCTATGCTCGCGCCGGACACGCTGTTCCTCAACGCCGCCGCACTCAAGGCCCTGCAGATACAAGAGTCCGATCTGCCAAGCGCCACGCTGCGCCTGCAATCTGGAGCGGCATCCCAAGTCGTGAAGATCGCGGGCACGATTTCCGCGCCCGGCACGCCTACTGGGGTGATGGACATCGGCGCGGCGCAGGACCTATTCGCACGCGCGGGTGAGCTGAGCCGCATCGACCTGCAACTGCGTGAAGGCGAAGACCTCGCACGCATTCAGCGCGATCTGCAAAAGCTGCCCGGCTGGCCGCGCAACGTGTTGCTGAGCATGCCCGGCGACACCACGCAGCGCGTGGACAACCTCTCGCGCGCTTACCGCGTGAACCTCACCGTGCTGGCACTGGTGGCGCTGTTCACGGGCGCCTTCCTCGTCTATTCGGTGCTCGCGCTCGGTGTGGCACAGCGCGCGCCGCAACTCGCCTTGATCGCCGTACTCGGCGTCACGCCGCAGCAGCGCCGCATGCTGGTGTTGGCCGAAGCGGGTGCCATCGGGCTGTTCGGCAGCGCACTGGGCATTGCGCTTGGCACCGCACTTGCCGCGCTCGCGCTGTGCGTGCTCGGCGGCGATCTCGGTGGCGGCTACTTCGCAGGCGTACAGCCGCAACTGCAATGGAGCGGAACCACGGCCACACTCTACGGAGCGCTTGGCGTGCTGGCCGCACTCATTGGCGGCTGGTGGCCCGCAAGACAGGCACTCGGCCTTCCGCCTGCGCAAACACTCAAGGGCCTCGGCGCGATGACACGTGCACCGCACAAGCCCTGGCTGAGTCTGATGCTGCTTGCCGCCAGCGCCTGCCTTGCCATGGTGCCTCCGGTTCAAGGCATCCCCGTTGCGGCGTATGTCGCGGTCGGTCTGCTGCTGACGGGCGGCATCGCGTTACTGCCATGGATGGTTCAACTGCTACTGCAGATCGCCCTGCCGTTCGCACGCGATCACGTGCTCCTCCTGCTGACGGTGGAACGCGCGCACCGCATGCGCGACGTTGCAGCCGTCACGGTGGGAGGCGTCGTGGCGAGCCTAAGCCTTGCGGTCGCACTCACCGTGATGGTCACGAGCTTTCGCGCATCCGTCAGTCAATGGCTGGAAACCGTCGTGCCTGCGCCTATGTATGTGCGTGCCTTAGGTATGCCCGCAGGCGACGACGCGGCCATCTTCTCGCGCGATCAGGTGCGTGCGATTTCCAGCATCGAGGGCATCGAGCACATGCAGGCGCAGCGCGTCAGCAGCCTGCGCCTGAACAATACACAAGCCCCTCTCACCATGCTCGCCAAACCGCTCGGTCAACAGGTCGAACAGACCCTCGTGCTGGTGGATGCGCCGCTGCAGGCACCTTCCGGGACCATTGCGGTCTATGTGAGCGAAGCCGTTCCAGCGCTCTACAACGTGCATCCCGGCGACGAATGGCCCGCTCTCTCCAACGCGATGCAGGCCGATAACAGCAGCGCTCCCAAGCAATCGTCAACACGCTTTTTCGTGGCCGGTGTGTGGCGCGACTATGTGCGCCAGTTCGGTGCCATCGTGATCGATGCATCGGCCTACGAACAACTCACCGGCGATGCCCGCGCAAGCGATCTCGCCATCTGGCCCAGCCCCGGCGCGGACTTGCCCACCCTGCAGCAACGCATCACCGCCGCCGCGCCCAATGTCGCGCTCGAATTCACGACCTCGGGCGCAATCCGCGCGCGCTCCCTCGCGATCTTCGACCGCACCTTCGCCGTCACCTACTGGCTGCAGATCGTCGCCATCGGCATCGGCCTGTTCGGCGTCGCCGCCAGCTTCAGTGCACAGGTACTCGCCCGACGCAAGGAATTCGGGCTGCTCGCACACCTCGGCCTCACACGCGCGCAGATCCTCGCCGTTGTCGCTGGAGAAGGCGCCGCATGGACCTGTATCGGTGCAATCACCGGCACCCTGCTTGGCATCGCGGTATCGGCCGTGCTGATCTTCGTCGTCAACCCGCAGAGCTTCCACTGGACCATGGACCTGCACCTGCCCTGGCTGCGCCTCGCGTTGCTTGCGCTCTCTCTCATCGCGGCGGGTACTCTCACTGCGTGGATTGCGGGCCGGGCTGCAGCTGGAAAGTCCGCGATATTGGCCGTGAAGGAAGACTGGTAA
- a CDS encoding PLP-dependent cysteine synthase family protein: protein MEHTANASLTAPSSWLHNAIARIEADYQRSADTHLIPLPMPAFAEHGIDLYLKDESTHPSGSLKHRLARSLFLYALCNGWLHEQSTVVEASSGSTAVSEAYFARLLGLPFVAVMPRSTSAEKVALIEFYGGRCHFVESAGEVYDAARMVASETGGHYMDQFTYAERATDWRGNNNIAESMFSQMQRERHPVPRWIVVGAGTGGTSATIGRYVRFQRHATQLCVADPAGSVFAAYHRTGVDTLTAPGSRIEGIGRPRVEPSFIRTLVDRMEEVADVDSIAAMRALSAMLGRRVGPSTGTNFVAMLRLACEMRDAGQEGSILSLLCDSGERYLPTYFNDQWVSSCMGSCDTAGARIQALVA from the coding sequence ATGGAACATACCGCCAACGCTTCTCTCACTGCGCCATCGAGTTGGCTGCACAATGCCATCGCCCGCATCGAGGCCGATTACCAGCGCAGCGCCGATACGCATCTGATTCCGCTGCCCATGCCAGCCTTCGCCGAGCATGGCATCGATCTCTATCTCAAAGACGAATCAACCCATCCGAGCGGCAGTCTCAAGCATCGGTTGGCGCGCTCGCTGTTTCTCTACGCGCTGTGCAATGGCTGGCTGCATGAGCAGTCGACAGTGGTCGAGGCGTCGAGCGGTTCTACCGCCGTGAGCGAGGCGTATTTCGCGCGGCTTCTGGGGCTGCCTTTTGTGGCGGTGATGCCGCGCAGCACGTCCGCGGAGAAGGTCGCGCTGATCGAGTTTTATGGCGGGCGCTGCCATTTCGTGGAGTCGGCCGGTGAGGTCTATGACGCAGCGCGCATGGTAGCGAGCGAGACCGGAGGTCACTACATGGACCAGTTCACCTATGCCGAGCGCGCGACCGACTGGCGGGGCAACAACAACATCGCGGAAAGCATGTTTTCGCAGATGCAGCGTGAGCGCCATCCGGTGCCGCGCTGGATCGTGGTCGGCGCGGGCACGGGCGGCACGAGCGCAACCATCGGGCGCTATGTGCGCTTTCAGCGCCATGCGACGCAGCTGTGCGTGGCTGACCCTGCGGGTTCCGTGTTTGCCGCGTATCACCGCACGGGCGTCGACACGCTGACCGCGCCCGGCTCGCGCATCGAGGGAATCGGGCGCCCACGTGTGGAGCCGAGCTTCATTCGCACGCTGGTTGATCGCATGGAAGAAGTTGCAGATGTGGATTCGATCGCAGCTATGCGGGCGCTGTCCGCCATGCTCGGTCGTCGCGTGGGGCCGTCCACTGGCACCAACTTCGTGGCCATGTTGCGCCTCGCATGCGAGATGCGGGATGCGGGGCAGGAGGGATCGATTCTGTCGTTGCTGTGCGATTCCGGTGAACGCTATCTACCCACCTACTTCAACGACCAATGGGTCTCCAGCTGCATGGGCTCATGTGACACTGCCGGTGCGCGCATCCAGGCGCTCGTCGCCTGA
- a CDS encoding lipocalin-like domain-containing protein translates to MKYDRLTRRDWVALAARLMAASSFSGMVSSALALPTRTLVFPRDHGSHPELQTEWWYITGHVHSAGKPFGFQVTFFRSRVASTQGMQSAFAAKQLIFAHAAVTDIDGTVQHHDQRVARAGFGIAGASETDCDVHLRDWSLKRVGEVGQYQFLTRIKAPRFEIDLSLQGTQPLLLQGNAGQSRKGPDADQASYYYSAPQLAVRGRLMIDGVHHAVDDTAGPRVNRAWMDHEWSEALLHPEAVGWDWIGMNLFDGSALTAFRLRRADGSALWAGGSMRATDNTALPRIFAKEEVVFAPTRHWTSPHSRARYPVEWQVNTPVGNFRVLALLDDQELDSSGSTGTVYWEGLSDLRNLSGVSLGRGYLEMTGYASGIRLN, encoded by the coding sequence ATGAAGTACGACAGGCTGACTCGGCGAGACTGGGTGGCGTTGGCCGCTCGCTTGATGGCGGCCTCGTCGTTTTCGGGCATGGTGTCATCTGCCCTCGCCCTGCCCACACGCACGCTGGTTTTTCCGCGCGATCATGGCAGCCATCCGGAGCTGCAGACCGAGTGGTGGTACATCACCGGGCATGTGCACTCGGCGGGCAAGCCGTTCGGGTTTCAGGTGACCTTCTTCCGCTCACGCGTGGCTTCGACCCAAGGCATGCAGTCGGCATTTGCAGCCAAGCAGCTGATCTTTGCGCACGCTGCAGTGACCGACATCGATGGCACCGTGCAGCATCACGACCAACGCGTGGCACGCGCGGGCTTTGGCATTGCGGGCGCATCGGAAACCGACTGCGATGTGCATCTGCGCGACTGGTCATTGAAGCGCGTCGGGGAGGTGGGTCAATACCAATTTCTCACCCGCATCAAGGCCCCGCGTTTCGAAATCGATCTGTCGCTGCAAGGAACGCAGCCTCTGCTGCTGCAGGGCAACGCGGGCCAGTCACGCAAAGGGCCTGATGCCGATCAGGCGAGCTATTACTACAGCGCTCCACAGCTCGCGGTGCGTGGCAGGCTCATGATCGACGGCGTGCACCATGCGGTGGACGATACGGCTGGGCCGCGCGTCAATCGCGCGTGGATGGACCATGAGTGGAGCGAGGCCCTCCTGCATCCAGAGGCCGTGGGCTGGGACTGGATCGGCATGAACCTGTTCGATGGCTCGGCTCTGACCGCATTCCGCCTGCGACGAGCGGATGGCAGCGCGCTCTGGGCAGGCGGCTCAATGCGGGCGACCGACAACACCGCATTGCCCCGCATCTTTGCCAAAGAGGAAGTGGTCTTCGCACCCACCCGCCACTGGACAAGCCCGCACAGTCGAGCGCGCTATCCAGTTGAATGGCAAGTCAACACACCCGTCGGTAACTTTCGCGTATTGGCGTTGCTTGATGACCAAGAGCTCGACAGTAGCGGCTCCACCGGAACGGTCTACTGGGAAGGCCTAAGCGATCTACGGAATCTGTCGGGAGTTTCTCTCGGACGCGGCTATCTGGAGATGACCGGCTACGCTTCCGGCATTCGGCTGAATTGA